A region from the Gemmatimonadales bacterium genome encodes:
- a CDS encoding sugar phosphate nucleotidyltransferase, translated as MRIFVPGRICLFGEHSDWAGGYRRINAEIEQGYTLICGTNQGIHAEVEPHPTALVLTSTMPDGTVVGPREIPLEPRALLAEAQTGGFFSYAAGVAYQVVTQYRVRGLVLRNTKTDLPIKKGLSSSAAISVLTARAFNRVYDLHLTVRGEMELAYQGEITTPSRCGRMDQGCAFGDRAVVMEFDGDRIETTEIRPARELHFVIVDLHAKKDTLAILKHLNRCYPFAENPVERGVQELLGPVNRRVVQQAVAALTAGDAQRLGALMTEAQAAFDRYAAPACPDELTAPVLHRVLGHAALRPHVWGGKGVGSQGDGSAQFVARSAADQQAAIAILERDFDVSCLTLTVGTGPKVRKALIPAAGFGTRLFPASKATKKELFPVIDRDGVAKPAILLIVEEALNAGIEEVVIVVQQQDLESFQSFFGTQVSIENFNKLPRPAQEYAKRLLEIGRRVTFVTQTAQEGFGHAVYSARPAIGEEPFLLMLGDHLYHSDGPASCARQLLDAYQRSGTSVVGLRRTPESQIANFGTATGVWIEGDRLLNVTEFAEKPTVEYARGNLRAPGLPDGEYLTFFGEYVVGPQIFAYLEEHIRGNVRERGEFQLTSALDRLRQEGGFQGLVIDGRRFDIGLPESYLQTLAEFRER; from the coding sequence ATGAGGATCTTCGTGCCCGGCCGCATCTGCCTGTTCGGCGAGCACTCGGACTGGGCGGGCGGCTACCGCCGCATCAACGCCGAGATCGAGCAGGGCTACACCCTCATCTGCGGCACCAACCAGGGCATCCACGCCGAGGTCGAGCCGCACCCGACCGCCCTGGTGCTCACCTCCACGATGCCGGACGGCACGGTCGTGGGGCCGCGGGAAATCCCGCTCGAGCCGAGGGCGCTGCTCGCGGAGGCCCAGACCGGCGGGTTCTTCAGCTACGCGGCCGGCGTCGCGTACCAGGTCGTCACGCAGTACCGGGTGCGCGGCCTGGTCCTCCGCAACACGAAGACCGACCTGCCGATCAAGAAGGGTCTTTCCTCCAGCGCGGCCATCAGCGTGCTCACGGCGCGGGCCTTCAACCGCGTGTACGACCTGCACCTGACGGTGCGGGGGGAGATGGAGCTGGCCTACCAGGGCGAGATCACGACGCCCTCGCGCTGCGGCCGGATGGACCAGGGCTGCGCGTTCGGCGACCGGGCGGTGGTGATGGAGTTCGACGGCGACCGGATCGAGACGACCGAGATCCGGCCGGCCCGCGAGCTACACTTCGTGATCGTGGACCTGCATGCGAAGAAGGACACCCTTGCGATCCTGAAACACCTCAACCGCTGCTACCCGTTCGCCGAGAACCCGGTGGAGCGCGGCGTGCAGGAGCTGCTCGGGCCCGTGAACCGGCGCGTCGTCCAGCAGGCCGTCGCCGCCCTCACGGCCGGCGACGCGCAGCGGCTGGGGGCCCTGATGACGGAGGCGCAAGCCGCGTTCGACCGCTACGCGGCGCCCGCGTGCCCGGACGAGCTGACGGCGCCGGTGCTGCACCGCGTGCTCGGCCACGCCGCGCTGCGGCCCCACGTGTGGGGTGGCAAGGGCGTCGGCTCGCAGGGCGACGGCTCGGCGCAGTTCGTCGCACGGAGCGCGGCCGACCAGCAGGCCGCGATCGCGATCCTCGAGCGCGACTTCGACGTCAGCTGCCTGACGCTCACGGTGGGCACCGGCCCCAAGGTCCGCAAGGCGCTGATCCCGGCCGCGGGCTTCGGCACCCGCCTGTTCCCGGCCAGCAAGGCGACCAAGAAAGAGCTGTTCCCGGTCATCGACCGCGACGGCGTGGCGAAGCCGGCGATCCTGCTCATCGTGGAGGAGGCGCTGAACGCCGGCATCGAGGAGGTCGTCATCGTCGTGCAGCAGCAGGATCTCGAGAGCTTCCAGTCGTTCTTCGGCACCCAGGTCTCGATCGAGAACTTCAACAAGCTGCCGCGGCCCGCCCAGGAGTATGCGAAGCGTCTGCTCGAGATCGGGCGCCGGGTGACCTTCGTGACCCAGACCGCGCAGGAGGGCTTCGGCCACGCGGTGTACAGCGCGCGCCCGGCCATCGGCGAGGAGCCGTTCCTGCTGATGCTGGGGGACCACCTCTACCACTCCGACGGACCGGCGTCCTGCGCTCGCCAGCTGCTGGACGCCTACCAGCGCTCGGGCACGAGCGTGGTGGGGCTGCGGCGCACCCCGGAGAGCCAGATCGCGAACTTCGGCACCGCCACCGGCGTGTGGATCGAGGGAGATCGGCTGCTCAACGTCACCGAGTTCGCCGAGAAGCCGACCGTGGAGTACGCGCGGGGCAACCTCCGCGCGCCCGGGCTCCCCGACGGGGAATACCTCACCTTCTTCGGCGAGTACGTCGTCGGCCCGCAGATCTTCGCGTACCTCGAGGAGCACATCCGGGGCAACGTCCGCGAGCGGGGCGAGTTCCAGCTGACGTCGGCCTTGGACCGGCTCCGCCAGGAGGGTGGCTTCCAGGGCCTGGTGATCGACGGGCGGCGGTTCGACATCGGGTTGCCGGAGTCCTATCTCCAGACGCTGGCGGAGTTCCGGGAGCGGTGA
- a CDS encoding S9 family peptidase, whose translation MRIAPLALALLLAPQVGVAQKTHMHALSDWIATSRALGGRPGPQNVNWIDGGRRYSYIARTDSGSEIRATDPATGKDTLLFRARGLTFPGGSEPFAYQSFQFARDSKHLVFQTHFQPIYRRSGTADYYVYTFADHAMQLAASGARTAELSPDGAMLGYERGGDLFAYDLAQHKETRLTSDATELVYNGHFDWMYEEEFGINQGWSWSPDSRYIAYWQVDESAEPVIQLSDYSGAHPAWEKIRIPQPGDSITRVKVGVVAVGSGSRVWLDTGERGDFYVPRMYWTSAPDTLAVVTLNRPQNVMKLFFFDVRTGGRRLVFADSSKTWIDVYDFYAGIPDMLSFPEGLKEFFWISDRDGWQHVYRYDYAGRLLNQVTRGAWSVTRIAGIDPQARMIYYTSTQVSPLQRQLYAVKFDGTGQRRLTTTEGTHGIDMSPDARYYIDRWSNLRQPRQIELWATGGRMLRKLEDNAGVTEWLGTHAYAPTEIFTFTASDGQRLDGSIVKPVDFDSTRRYPVIFAVYGGPGSQQVYDAFSTSGLDQWYAQEGYLVVGLNNRGTNNYGSAFEKIVFHHLGRWEAHDFAEAARWLSRLPYVDSTHIAIIGTSYGGYSTLYTMAMYPKLFPVGIANSPGTSWRLYDAIYTERYMGLLEDNVAGYDSSAVMPFADSLKDHHLLVIHSMMDDNVHPQNTMQLLTALTNAGVDASLRIYPPGRHGAAYNLESFMLIQQAGDEFLRRWLH comes from the coding sequence ATGCGAATTGCTCCGCTCGCGCTCGCGCTGCTCCTGGCACCCCAGGTCGGCGTCGCTCAGAAGACCCACATGCACGCCCTCAGCGACTGGATCGCCACCAGCCGCGCGCTCGGCGGGCGCCCCGGTCCCCAGAACGTCAACTGGATCGACGGCGGCCGGCGCTACTCGTACATCGCCCGGACGGACTCCGGCAGCGAGATCCGGGCGACGGACCCGGCCACCGGCAAGGACACGCTCCTGTTCCGGGCGCGGGGCCTGACGTTCCCCGGCGGGTCGGAGCCGTTCGCCTACCAGTCGTTCCAGTTCGCGCGCGACTCGAAGCACCTGGTGTTCCAGACGCACTTCCAGCCGATCTACCGCCGCTCCGGGACCGCGGACTACTACGTCTACACCTTCGCCGACCACGCCATGCAGCTCGCGGCCAGCGGCGCGCGCACCGCGGAGCTGTCGCCGGACGGCGCGATGCTCGGCTACGAGCGCGGCGGCGACCTGTTCGCCTACGACCTGGCGCAGCACAAGGAAACGCGCCTGACCAGCGACGCGACCGAGCTGGTCTACAACGGCCACTTCGACTGGATGTACGAGGAGGAGTTCGGCATCAACCAGGGCTGGAGCTGGTCGCCGGACAGCCGCTACATCGCCTACTGGCAGGTGGACGAGAGCGCGGAGCCGGTGATCCAGCTGTCGGACTACTCCGGCGCTCACCCGGCCTGGGAGAAGATCCGCATCCCGCAGCCCGGGGACTCGATCACCCGGGTCAAGGTCGGCGTGGTCGCCGTCGGCTCGGGGAGCCGCGTGTGGCTCGACACCGGCGAGCGCGGCGACTTCTACGTGCCCCGCATGTACTGGACGAGCGCGCCCGACACCCTCGCCGTCGTCACCCTCAACCGCCCGCAGAACGTGATGAAGCTGTTCTTCTTCGACGTGCGGACCGGCGGGCGGCGCCTGGTGTTCGCCGACTCGTCGAAGACCTGGATCGACGTCTACGATTTCTACGCCGGCATCCCGGACATGCTGTCGTTCCCGGAGGGCCTCAAGGAGTTCTTCTGGATCTCCGACCGCGACGGCTGGCAGCACGTGTACCGCTACGACTACGCGGGCCGGCTGCTCAACCAGGTGACGCGCGGCGCCTGGAGCGTGACGCGCATCGCGGGGATCGATCCGCAGGCGCGGATGATCTACTACACCTCGACCCAGGTCTCGCCGCTGCAGCGGCAGCTCTACGCGGTCAAGTTCGACGGCACGGGCCAACGGCGCCTCACGACCACCGAGGGCACCCACGGCATCGACATGTCGCCGGACGCCCGGTACTACATCGACCGGTGGTCGAACCTGCGGCAGCCCCGGCAGATCGAGCTGTGGGCCACGGGCGGCAGGATGCTGCGGAAGCTGGAGGACAACGCGGGCGTGACGGAGTGGCTCGGGACGCACGCCTATGCGCCCACCGAGATCTTCACCTTCACCGCCTCCGACGGCCAGCGCCTCGACGGGTCCATCGTCAAGCCGGTGGACTTCGACTCGACCCGGCGCTACCCCGTGATCTTCGCGGTCTACGGCGGCCCGGGCTCGCAGCAGGTGTACGACGCGTTCAGCACCAGCGGCCTGGACCAGTGGTACGCGCAGGAGGGCTATCTCGTCGTCGGGCTGAACAACCGCGGCACCAACAACTACGGGAGCGCGTTCGAGAAGATCGTCTTCCACCACCTCGGCCGGTGGGAGGCGCACGACTTCGCCGAGGCGGCGCGCTGGCTGTCGCGGCTCCCGTACGTGGACAGTACCCACATCGCCATCATCGGCACGAGCTACGGCGGCTACAGCACGCTGTACACGATGGCGATGTACCCGAAGCTCTTCCCCGTGGGGATCGCGAACTCGCCGGGGACGTCGTGGCGGCTGTACGACGCGATCTACACCGAGCGCTACATGGGGCTGCTGGAGGACAACGTCGCGGGCTACGACAGCAGCGCGGTGATGCCGTTCGCCGACAGCCTGAAGGACCACCACCTGCTGGTGATCCACTCGATGATGGACGACAACGTCCACCCGCAGAACACGATGCAGCTGCTGACCGCGTTGACCAACGCGGGGGTGGACGCGAGCCTCAGGATCTACCCGCCCGGCCGCCACGGGGCGGCGTACAACCTCGAGAGCTTCATGCTGATTCAGCAGGCGGGGGACGAGTTCCTGAGGCGGTGGCTCCACTAG
- a CDS encoding protein kinase, with translation MTDLDRLTAALAQTYRLEKEIGKGGMATVYLGEDLRHQRRVAVKVLRPDLSAIVGAERFLNEIRVTANLQHPHILPLYDSGSADGLLFYVMPFVQGESLRDRLSREKQLPIEEAVRLAREVASALDYAHRQGVIHRDIKPENILLQDGTALVTDFGIALAVSQAGGKRMTETGLSLGTPYYMSPEQATGDRQIDARSDIYALGAVLYEMLSGDPPHTGSTAQAIIAAVVTEEPRDIASRRPRLSPHVAEAVHRALEKLPADRFASAAEFAKALEGPATATGRFASAPAARRAARRPWARAALLASGILVGLAAGHVLFRAPVAPPETRTRLTFTGDASAPSVTRDGHWLAFIRGRCRTVGGNCEGDLVAQELPRGTPSVVVAGAKEMSQAAWSPDGATLLLTMRPASGEPGLYAVPRAGGLARKVADGADLFAFANDRTVAFTSRGRRAISLADIATGEVRDSVVIGDGGWVLSALDWNPDNDLIAFAGFHGSTFYQGIASRRGVVLDSLSTLGGGGWDIDGRHVMVFELGAQSLGRLVLIGVSRSGHFTGRPVEYLGGIRQDEWTGFARTPTGHVIGDAGRTSDVWSFAVGGAARRLSHSSTWYIGPSIAPDGRAVAYVKQDAWGGNVYAVPFAGGEERPVTADSGTRQLVRWLPDQQRLSVLVLASAGAGHITQQIAELGTGRVRTLSPDPGLVVVGWRPDGTALAEQIDFHGFAVVDSTGRTLRRFPLADSLGALASATLSPDGRAELVLMTRGSATRAYALQLTDGALRFMGAVSAVDSVRVTVERWAPDGFIYVARAVGVATPELWRLPEKGGALQRFAALPVACDQNSLTFSRDARSGACIVYDDRPDLWLIERR, from the coding sequence ATGACCGACCTCGACCGCCTCACCGCCGCCCTCGCGCAGACCTACCGACTCGAGAAGGAGATCGGCAAGGGCGGGATGGCGACGGTCTACCTCGGCGAGGACCTGCGGCACCAGCGCCGCGTGGCCGTGAAGGTGCTGCGCCCCGACCTCTCCGCCATCGTGGGCGCCGAGCGGTTCCTCAACGAGATCCGCGTCACCGCCAATCTCCAGCACCCGCACATCCTGCCGCTGTACGATTCGGGCAGCGCCGACGGGCTGCTGTTCTACGTGATGCCCTTCGTGCAGGGCGAGTCGCTGCGGGACCGCCTCAGCCGCGAGAAGCAGCTGCCGATCGAGGAGGCCGTGCGCCTCGCGAGGGAAGTGGCCAGCGCGCTCGACTACGCGCACCGCCAGGGCGTGATCCACCGCGACATCAAGCCCGAGAACATCCTGCTGCAGGACGGCACCGCGCTGGTCACCGACTTCGGCATCGCGCTCGCGGTGAGCCAGGCGGGCGGCAAGCGCATGACGGAAACCGGGCTCTCGCTCGGCACGCCGTACTACATGAGCCCCGAGCAGGCGACCGGCGACCGGCAGATCGACGCGCGGAGCGACATCTACGCGCTTGGCGCCGTGCTGTACGAGATGCTGAGCGGTGACCCGCCGCACACGGGATCCACGGCGCAGGCGATCATCGCGGCCGTCGTGACTGAGGAACCGCGCGACATCGCGAGCCGGCGCCCCAGGCTCTCTCCGCACGTCGCCGAGGCGGTGCACCGTGCGCTCGAGAAGCTGCCGGCCGACCGGTTCGCCAGCGCGGCCGAATTCGCCAAGGCGCTCGAGGGGCCGGCGACCGCGACCGGCCGGTTCGCGTCGGCGCCGGCAGCGCGGCGTGCCGCCCGGCGCCCGTGGGCCCGCGCGGCGCTGCTGGCCTCCGGCATCCTCGTGGGCCTGGCGGCCGGGCACGTGCTGTTCCGCGCGCCGGTGGCGCCGCCGGAGACGCGCACCCGGCTCACCTTCACCGGAGACGCGAGCGCGCCGTCCGTCACGCGCGACGGGCACTGGCTCGCCTTCATCCGGGGGCGTTGCCGGACGGTCGGCGGGAACTGCGAGGGCGACCTCGTCGCCCAGGAGCTGCCGCGGGGGACACCGAGCGTGGTGGTCGCCGGCGCCAAGGAGATGAGCCAGGCCGCGTGGAGCCCCGACGGGGCCACGCTCCTGCTGACGATGCGCCCCGCCTCGGGCGAGCCCGGGCTCTATGCCGTTCCGCGGGCCGGAGGCCTCGCGCGCAAGGTCGCCGACGGCGCCGACCTGTTCGCCTTTGCGAACGACCGCACGGTGGCGTTCACCAGCCGCGGCCGGCGCGCGATCTCGCTCGCCGACATCGCCACGGGCGAGGTGCGGGACAGCGTCGTGATCGGAGACGGCGGCTGGGTCCTGAGCGCTCTCGACTGGAATCCCGACAACGACCTCATCGCGTTCGCGGGCTTTCACGGCAGCACCTTCTATCAAGGAATCGCGAGCCGCCGGGGCGTCGTTCTCGATTCGCTGAGCACGCTCGGCGGCGGCGGATGGGACATTGACGGCCGGCACGTCATGGTCTTCGAGCTGGGGGCCCAGTCCCTTGGCCGCCTGGTGCTGATCGGCGTCAGCCGGTCCGGTCACTTCACCGGCCGCCCCGTCGAATACCTGGGGGGTATCCGCCAGGACGAGTGGACCGGCTTCGCCAGGACGCCGACCGGCCACGTGATCGGCGATGCCGGCCGCACCTCGGACGTCTGGTCGTTCGCCGTCGGCGGAGCGGCGCGGCGCCTGTCGCACAGCTCGACCTGGTACATCGGTCCGTCCATCGCGCCCGACGGCCGGGCCGTCGCCTACGTCAAGCAGGACGCGTGGGGAGGCAACGTCTACGCCGTCCCGTTCGCGGGCGGCGAGGAGCGTCCCGTCACAGCCGACTCCGGTACCCGGCAACTGGTGCGGTGGCTGCCGGACCAGCAGCGGCTCTCCGTGCTGGTCCTGGCGAGCGCGGGCGCCGGGCACATCACGCAGCAGATCGCCGAGCTGGGGACGGGACGGGTGCGCACCCTGTCCCCGGATCCCGGCCTGGTGGTCGTCGGCTGGCGGCCCGACGGCACGGCGCTCGCCGAGCAGATCGACTTTCACGGCTTCGCGGTCGTGGACTCGACCGGGCGGACGCTGCGCCGGTTCCCGCTGGCCGATTCGCTCGGGGCGCTGGCGAGCGCGACGCTCTCGCCCGACGGCCGCGCCGAACTGGTGCTGATGACGCGCGGCTCGGCGACCCGGGCCTACGCCCTGCAGCTGACGGACGGCGCGTTGCGGTTCATGGGCGCGGTCAGCGCGGTGGATTCGGTGCGGGTCACGGTCGAGCGCTGGGCGCCCGACGGTTTCATCTACGTCGCCCGGGCCGTCGGCGTCGCGACGCCGGAGCTGTGGCGGCTTCCCGAGAAGGGCGGCGCGCTGCAGCGCTTCGCCGCGCTCCCGGTGGCCTGCGACCAGAACTCGCTGACGTTCTCGCGCGACGCCCGCTCCGGGGCGTGCATCGTGTATGATGATCGTCCGGACCTGTGGCTGATCGAACGGCGTTAG